In Thermanaeromonas sp. C210, the following proteins share a genomic window:
- a CDS encoding TOBE domain-containing protein gives MNREVVKVKISGRNQLRGTVRHIATDGLMAKVVVDIGGRQSITALITGEAANDLGLAVGDRVTALIKATSVMIVK, from the coding sequence TTGAATAGGGAGGTGGTAAAGGTGAAGATCAGCGGCCGCAACCAGTTGAGAGGGACTGTCCGTCACATCGCAACCGATGGTTTGATGGCGAAGGTCGTCGTCGACATCGGCGGTAGACAAAGCATAACCGCGCTCATCACCGGAGAGGCGGCCAACGACTTGGGCCTGGCCGTAGGCGACCGAGTTACTGCCCTGATTAAGGCGACTTCGGTGATGATCGTAAAATAG
- a CDS encoding type II toxin-antitoxin system prevent-host-death family antitoxin, producing the protein MERIAGINEVRPKLTSYIESLKDGSPVIITINSEPKAVLMDYEKYRLLQKSAEENKRLALKAALADVRARAAMNNLTPADIEKEIKEYREGK; encoded by the coding sequence ATGGAACGCATAGCCGGCATAAACGAGGTTCGGCCTAAACTTACTTCCTACATCGAATCTCTAAAGGATGGCTCGCCCGTAATCATTACGATCAATAGTGAACCTAAAGCTGTGCTCATGGATTACGAAAAATACCGGTTATTGCAGAAATCCGCCGAAGAAAATAAAAGGCTGGCCTTAAAAGCAGCCCTGGCTGACGTTAGAGCCAGAGCTGCTATGAATAATTTAACTCCGGCAGATATAGAAAAAGAGATTAAGGAGTACAGAGAAGGTAAATGA
- a CDS encoding PD40 domain-containing protein, producing MAGEVLIKEGGGIGERTITGAYVLVDNKLKETPTETVSITINKGKPNEYSFQLVKIMKNGQVVSVRPAREGGPLYLTVGKKRVVFTDLAHKSLWVADLATLDQPKNIQPEVVGNISQQDLYKKKEELAKRGIDPDERILYWVSQPILSPDENNIAFSSNRLGYPGNCNSSLWLTDLQGNTRLLVDERDRGSIVPVCWANYEVVIYQGAAGELKSVNVNTGKTEVLVNHEIMITGASPDGKYIIYNPSKDGLVQPDHYVFNFEERKSYYIAVPEGFRTQGFYGWDEDNKKVAFYVQDAQAKTKLLILDCASMAVTSLDAPEGKTFEQGGSPEWVDGRVIFAAGGKLYAYQEMVKV from the coding sequence ATGGCTGGGGAAGTTCTGATAAAGGAGGGCGGCGGAATTGGGGAGAGAACCATTACAGGGGCTTATGTCCTGGTAGATAATAAGCTTAAAGAAACGCCAACCGAAACGGTTTCCATTACTATTAACAAAGGTAAACCAAACGAATATAGCTTTCAATTAGTGAAAATAATGAAAAACGGCCAGGTTGTCTCGGTTCGCCCGGCCAGAGAAGGCGGCCCTCTTTATCTTACGGTTGGTAAAAAGAGAGTAGTTTTTACGGATCTGGCTCACAAAAGTCTATGGGTAGCTGATCTTGCTACGCTTGATCAACCGAAGAATATTCAGCCCGAAGTCGTAGGCAATATATCCCAGCAAGATTTATATAAAAAGAAAGAGGAGTTGGCCAAGCGGGGAATAGATCCGGACGAACGCATTCTTTACTGGGTGAGCCAACCGATACTTTCGCCTGACGAGAATAACATAGCATTTTCTTCTAACCGGCTTGGCTATCCCGGAAACTGCAACTCGTCTTTATGGCTAACGGACCTGCAGGGCAATACCAGGTTGCTGGTAGACGAAAGGGATAGAGGCTCGATAGTACCGGTGTGCTGGGCAAATTATGAAGTGGTTATATACCAGGGAGCCGCCGGCGAACTGAAAAGTGTGAATGTGAATACAGGGAAAACCGAGGTCTTAGTTAATCATGAAATAATGATTACAGGTGCTTCTCCAGACGGTAAATATATCATTTACAATCCTTCAAAAGACGGGCTAGTTCAACCTGATCATTATGTGTTCAATTTTGAGGAGAGGAAGTCCTATTATATCGCTGTACCGGAAGGATTTAGGACGCAAGGCTTCTACGGATGGGATGAGGATAACAAAAAAGTGGCGTTTTACGTTCAAGATGCCCAGGCCAAGACTAAACTCCTCATTCTTGATTGTGCTTCCATGGCCGTAACTTCGCTGGACGCACCGGAAGGTAAGACTTTTGAGCAAGGTGGGAGCCCCGAGTGGGTAGATGGGAGAGTAATTTTTGCCGCCGGTGGCAAACTATACGCTTACCAAGAGATGGTAAAGGTGTGA
- a CDS encoding glycosyltransferase family 4 protein — protein sequence MRLLHLSWEYPPHSVGGLARHVEDLTHALAAQGQDVHVITIGRPEASGMQRQEKGVFVHRVEAYPVHAPDFVTWVLQLNIRFLEEAIFLWRHYGPFHLIHAHDWLVAFAGRALKHAYRLPLVATIHATEAGRNRGIHNDLQRYIHSVEWWLTYEAWRVVVCSQHMREEVQGLFQVPLDKITVIPNGVMPSKFREADPPPEVRRRYALPQERIIFFVGRLVVEKGVQVLLEAMPQVLARCPEAKLVVAGQGPMEGELKSRAWELGIAHKVCFTGYVDDSTRNQLYRLAEVAVFPSLYEPFGIVALEAMAAGVPVVVSETGGLKEIVTHGINGMRAFPGNTHSLADNIVALLQDPALAARVKEGGRRLVKEVYDWRQIARRTWELYTSVYEEYRRTPWPERPSLREKIRRYALALGSNREQKEPQRHMPPFSGRYDLVGHRAALVNQDRGRDRLL from the coding sequence ATAGGCCGGCCGGAGGCCAGCGGTATGCAACGGCAGGAAAAAGGTGTATTTGTACACAGGGTGGAAGCCTACCCCGTCCATGCCCCGGACTTCGTTACCTGGGTCCTGCAGCTCAACATACGGTTCCTGGAGGAGGCCATATTCTTGTGGCGGCACTACGGTCCCTTTCACTTGATTCACGCCCACGACTGGCTCGTGGCCTTTGCCGGCCGTGCCCTTAAGCATGCCTATCGCCTCCCCCTGGTCGCCACCATCCATGCTACCGAGGCCGGGCGCAATCGCGGGATACATAACGACCTGCAGCGCTACATCCACAGCGTAGAGTGGTGGCTTACTTACGAGGCCTGGCGCGTAGTAGTTTGCAGCCAGCACATGCGGGAAGAGGTTCAGGGGCTGTTCCAGGTCCCCCTGGATAAAATTACCGTCATCCCCAACGGCGTCATGCCCTCCAAGTTCCGTGAGGCCGATCCCCCTCCTGAAGTGCGCCGGCGGTATGCCCTGCCCCAGGAAAGGATAATTTTCTTCGTCGGCCGCCTGGTGGTGGAAAAAGGAGTTCAGGTGCTATTGGAAGCCATGCCCCAGGTGCTGGCCAGGTGCCCGGAGGCCAAACTGGTAGTGGCCGGACAGGGCCCCATGGAAGGGGAACTGAAGAGCCGGGCCTGGGAGCTGGGAATCGCCCACAAGGTATGCTTCACGGGATACGTCGACGACAGCACCCGCAACCAGCTTTACCGCCTCGCGGAAGTGGCGGTGTTTCCCAGCCTTTATGAGCCCTTCGGCATAGTAGCCCTGGAAGCCATGGCCGCCGGAGTACCGGTGGTGGTCAGCGAAACCGGGGGCTTGAAAGAGATCGTTACCCACGGGATTAACGGCATGCGGGCCTTTCCCGGAAATACCCATTCCCTGGCCGACAACATTGTTGCCCTTCTGCAAGATCCTGCCCTGGCGGCCCGGGTGAAGGAGGGGGGCAGGCGCCTGGTGAAGGAGGTCTATGATTGGCGGCAGATAGCCCGGCGCACCTGGGAACTTTACACCTCGGTCTACGAGGAATACCGCCGCACCCCCTGGCCGGAAAGGCCATCCCTCAGGGAGAAGATCCGGCGCTACGCCCTGGCCCTGGGCAGCAATAGGGAGCAAAAGGAGCCACAGAGACATATGCCCCCCTTCAGCGGACGCTACGACCTGGTGGGCCACCGGGCGGCCCTGGTCAATCAAGACCGGGGAAGGGATCGCCTGCTCTAG